One region of bacterium BMS3Abin08 genomic DNA includes:
- a CDS encoding heat shock protein 90, protein MDKTTEYIPVTVDKSHIITIGERLYTESIEFIRELVNNAYDADASLVKITLDNDSVEVKDNGAGMDREGLIQYFNIGSQLKLQGPKSPVYKRDRIGQFGIGKFASLAACRRFEVITKRGEFVARVVFDKDEWEKDPTDWKLPLEVLPPDARDSDGTTVRLLGLERLFRPEDIEAKIIEGTPLKAPHFRVVLNRHTVRPRSLSGHRIPVLEGTSFGPVAGEIVILAETQASTENLGIEVKVKQVTVTRELFGMESWGRAMARIRGEVNADFLPVTSDRTGFVRDSEEFKAFQQVMLKVMADVKNLLQRIGTKKEGRRMSRALNEALKRVYKSLAKNPDLSPFGAFPIGGDEGEGVGGAALVPGVKRENLREEIKAGLTPPSGTGPISSKPKKRRRRNPLVKRVTPNAIVKKVKFGRSGVTCCLDSFGEDAPEVFSEDTTIYINRDHPLYRREAKKIETHVLNLARLITQEIALMNASRNPRQAFQRQSKLLRDALVDE, encoded by the coding sequence ATGGATAAAACCACGGAATACATACCGGTAACCGTTGACAAAAGCCATATCATCACCATCGGCGAGAGGCTTTACACGGAGAGCATCGAATTCATACGTGAACTGGTCAACAACGCCTATGATGCCGATGCCTCACTGGTAAAAATCACATTAGACAATGACTCCGTTGAGGTGAAAGACAACGGCGCCGGCATGGACCGTGAGGGTCTCATCCAGTACTTCAACATCGGCTCACAGTTAAAACTTCAGGGCCCTAAGTCCCCGGTATACAAACGGGACAGAATCGGGCAGTTCGGCATAGGCAAGTTTGCCTCCCTTGCCGCCTGCAGGCGGTTTGAGGTCATTACAAAACGCGGCGAGTTCGTTGCGCGGGTGGTCTTTGACAAAGATGAGTGGGAGAAGGACCCCACCGACTGGAAACTCCCCCTTGAGGTCCTTCCACCCGATGCAAGAGACTCCGATGGCACCACGGTCAGGCTCCTGGGTCTTGAAAGGCTGTTCAGGCCCGAGGACATAGAGGCAAAGATCATCGAGGGCACCCCTCTGAAGGCACCTCATTTTCGTGTGGTCCTCAACAGGCACACAGTAAGACCCCGCAGTCTTTCGGGGCACAGAATCCCCGTGCTTGAAGGTACGTCCTTCGGCCCTGTAGCAGGGGAGATAGTGATACTGGCCGAGACGCAGGCATCGACGGAAAACCTCGGCATAGAGGTAAAGGTAAAGCAGGTCACCGTGACAAGGGAACTCTTCGGGATGGAATCATGGGGCCGGGCAATGGCCCGGATACGCGGAGAGGTCAATGCGGACTTCCTCCCTGTTACGAGCGACCGGACAGGCTTTGTAAGGGACTCGGAGGAATTCAAGGCCTTTCAGCAGGTCATGTTAAAGGTGATGGCTGATGTGAAAAATCTTCTTCAACGCATTGGCACAAAAAAGGAGGGCAGGCGGATGAGCCGTGCCCTTAACGAGGCGTTGAAACGTGTATACAAGTCTCTGGCAAAAAACCCGGACCTCTCGCCCTTCGGGGCCTTTCCCATCGGTGGTGACGAGGGAGAGGGAGTAGGTGGAGCCGCTCTTGTACCGGGGGTCAAGAGGGAAAACCTCAGGGAAGAGATAAAGGCCGGCCTTACCCCTCCTTCAGGCACAGGCCCCATATCATCAAAGCCCAAAAAACGCAGGAGAAGAAATCCGCTCGTTAAAAGGGTTACCCCTAACGCCATAGTCAAAAAAGTAAAATTCGGCCGGAGCGGGGTAACCTGCTGTCTGGACAGTTTCGGTGAAGATGCCCCCGAGGTCTTCTCAGAGGACACGACGATCTACATAAACAGGGACCATCCCCTGTACAGAAGGGAGGCAAAAAAGATTGAAACACACGTCCTCAATCTTGCAAGATTAATAACCCAGGAGATTGCCCTGATGAATGCGAGCCGCAACCCGAGGCAGGCATTTCAGCGACAGAGCAAACTCCTCAGGGATGCCCTTGTGGATGAATGA
- a CDS encoding hypothetical protein (transcriptional repressor SmtB homolog), protein MKKIKDGTCEVTFVDRKKVTALKKRIKSETTIQLLAETFKVLGDPTRVKIIFALSQEELCVCDIANLLGATKSAVSHQLRILRNMRLVKYRKDGKMAFYSLDDEHIENLFDEGLRHVEEK, encoded by the coding sequence ATGAAGAAGATCAAAGACGGAACATGTGAGGTAACCTTTGTTGACAGGAAAAAGGTTACCGCTCTTAAAAAGAGGATTAAAAGCGAAACCACGATACAGCTCCTTGCAGAGACCTTCAAGGTGCTTGGCGACCCCACAAGGGTGAAGATAATCTTTGCCCTGTCACAGGAAGAACTCTGCGTATGTGATATTGCGAACCTCTTAGGGGCAACAAAGTCTGCGGTTTCTCATCAGTTGAGGATATTGAGAAATATGAGACTTGTAAAATACAGGAAGGACGGAAAGATGGCATTTTACTCCCTCGATGATGAACATATAGAAAACCTCTTCGATGAAGGGTTGAGGCATGTAGAGGAGAAGTAA
- the hisH1 gene encoding imidazole glycerol phosphate synthase subunit HisH 1, with protein MIAIVDYGMGNLRSVEKGFLKVGIETGVTSSKADIDNADAVVLPGVGAFRDCMNNLQRLDLAGAVLKGIEAGKPYLGICLGLQVLFKDSEEFGHSEGMGVFDGRVVRFTGNGLKIPHMGWNTVKLRRRPPLFDGIGDETYFYFVHSYYVVPDDEGIIAGSTEYGTEFTSMVWKDNIIATQFHPEKSQKTGLKILKGFGDFVKKHA; from the coding sequence TTGATTGCTATAGTTGATTATGGTATGGGAAACCTGCGGAGTGTTGAAAAGGGGTTTCTCAAGGTGGGAATAGAGACGGGGGTTACATCCAGCAAGGCGGATATCGACAATGCCGATGCAGTAGTGCTTCCGGGTGTCGGGGCCTTCCGTGACTGTATGAACAACCTCCAGAGGCTTGACCTTGCCGGGGCGGTTCTCAAAGGGATCGAGGCGGGGAAGCCCTACCTCGGGATATGCCTTGGCCTGCAGGTGCTCTTTAAGGATTCAGAGGAGTTCGGCCACTCTGAAGGGATGGGCGTCTTCGACGGACGGGTAGTGAGATTCACAGGGAATGGCCTGAAGATTCCGCATATGGGCTGGAATACTGTAAAGCTCAGAAGAAGGCCACCCCTTTTTGACGGTATAGGTGATGAGACTTACTTCTATTTTGTCCACTCCTATTACGTGGTTCCCGACGACGAGGGCATAATAGCCGGTTCAACCGAATATGGGACCGAGTTTACCTCTATGGTGTGGAAGGACAATATAATCGCCACCCAGTTTCACCCTGAAAAGAGCCAGAAAACCGGGCTTAAGATACTCAAGGGGTTCGGGGATTTCGTGAAGAAACACGCCTGA